From one Streptomyces sp. SCSIO 30461 genomic stretch:
- a CDS encoding alkaline phosphatase family protein yields the protein MPTFGIPRRTVLAAGAATASVAATTATSFATARAAHAAAPTLPNGTSKDKVLVIGMDGLRHDRIDAANAPHLRSMMANGTYGTSLLYSYPMAATSSGPGWSTISTGVWPDKHGVRDNTFIGRNYGKYPGFLARLAQVRPDLSTYAAVDWRPLDTQGTVTPGADAKLVLDGDAGGYAGHDATIAAETESVLRNQNPDVLFVYFGETDEIAHSLGTGRRYLEAIATQDAYLGRLLAAIKARPSYATERWTVIVATDHGHRDAGGHGGSSIEERRTFVLAQGPGIAAGARPIDTRLVDVAATVFRQLGIIPDPAWGLDGKPVQERSADPFDTLRSSLTPRVDEAGIPASVLGFTRTPPSGWSVINNAMGTGGVTEWRGWTFATDEFWSRTHRDQWRELNVRARGVFAVADSDEWDDKSNSGGYDSTLVSPAYDVRGAGTVRLDFTTLYRQEGSQTAQILVSFNGGTPTVVKSYTSDVVSQPQSVFVAVPADASSVSFRFRYTGRNNWYWVIDDVRVAPA from the coding sequence ATGCCGACCTTCGGCATTCCCCGCCGTACCGTGCTCGCCGCAGGCGCCGCGACCGCGTCGGTCGCCGCCACGACCGCCACGTCCTTCGCCACCGCGCGCGCCGCACATGCGGCGGCGCCCACCCTCCCGAACGGCACCAGCAAGGACAAGGTGCTCGTGATCGGCATGGACGGGCTGCGTCATGACCGGATCGACGCCGCCAACGCCCCGCACCTCAGGTCGATGATGGCGAACGGGACGTACGGCACGTCCTTGCTCTACTCCTACCCGATGGCGGCGACCTCCTCCGGTCCCGGCTGGTCCACCATCTCCACCGGTGTCTGGCCCGACAAGCACGGCGTACGGGACAACACCTTCATCGGCAGGAACTACGGCAAGTACCCCGGCTTCCTCGCCCGCCTCGCGCAGGTGCGCCCGGACCTGTCGACGTACGCCGCCGTCGACTGGAGGCCGCTGGACACCCAGGGCACGGTCACCCCGGGCGCCGATGCCAAGCTGGTCCTGGACGGTGACGCGGGCGGCTATGCGGGGCATGACGCCACCATCGCCGCCGAGACCGAATCGGTTCTGCGGAACCAGAACCCCGATGTCCTGTTCGTCTACTTCGGCGAGACCGACGAGATCGCCCACAGCCTGGGCACCGGCCGGAGGTATCTGGAGGCCATAGCCACCCAGGACGCGTACCTGGGTCGCCTACTCGCCGCCATCAAGGCCCGTCCTTCTTACGCCACCGAGCGCTGGACCGTGATCGTCGCCACCGACCACGGCCATAGGGACGCGGGCGGCCACGGCGGCAGCTCCATCGAGGAGCGGCGTACCTTCGTCCTCGCCCAGGGCCCTGGGATCGCCGCCGGCGCCCGCCCCATCGACACCCGGCTGGTCGATGTCGCCGCGACCGTCTTCAGGCAGCTGGGAATCATCCCTGACCCTGCCTGGGGGTTGGACGGCAAGCCCGTCCAGGAGCGTTCCGCCGACCCGTTCGACACGCTCCGGTCCTCCCTCACCCCGCGGGTGGACGAGGCCGGGATCCCCGCGTCGGTGCTCGGTTTCACCCGCACCCCTCCCAGCGGCTGGTCCGTCATCAACAACGCGATGGGCACCGGCGGGGTGACCGAGTGGCGTGGCTGGACCTTCGCCACCGACGAGTTCTGGTCCCGCACCCACCGCGACCAGTGGCGCGAACTCAATGTCCGGGCCCGAGGCGTCTTCGCCGTCGCCGACTCCGACGAGTGGGACGACAAGTCCAACTCGGGCGGCTACGACTCGACGCTGGTCAGCCCGGCGTACGACGTGCGGGGCGCGGGCACCGTGCGGCTCGACTTCACGACCCTCTACCGTCAGGAGGGCAGCCAGACGGCCCAGATCCTGGTCTCCTTCAACGGCGGTACGCCGACCGTCGTCAAGAGCTACACCTCCGACGTCGTCTCCCAGCCGCAGTCGGTCTTCGTGGCTGTCCCGGCCGACGCCTCCAGCGTGAGCTTCCGCTTCCGGTACACCGGGCGCAACAACTGGTACTGGGTGATCGACGACGTCAGGGTCGCGCCTGCCTGA
- a CDS encoding ROK family transcriptional regulator gives MRVNWARAIGATGEAAGASAGASAGEAQSAPGGAGAPGGWGVGPGVNLPLLRNHNAALVLDLLRTAGEDGISRLELAERTGLTPQAVSKIMARLRDEQLVTEAGRRASTGGKPRTVLRLIPSAAYAVGVQMDRDELTVVLLDLAGAQVASRAVTADLGAGPDAVTGRIADQVRALLTDALPGMPSGVAAAADASAGDMGAAEGATGEEPARGGGPFARVLGVGLAMPGPLDHRTGVPLRVTGYPEWDGYRLRDELARRLSLPVVLDKDTNAAALGLLLRGEVGDFAYLHLGTGIGAGLVLDGSLYRGARTGAGEFGHQVVHLDGPLCACGKNGCIEVMCMTAAERGDVAEAARLLGIGVANLAELLDIEQVLLGGRLVAAAEGEFVRGVRSSLSSRNRVMVAPAGGGAYRVAEGAAQMVLAPVFGRAEVAFVSYPG, from the coding sequence GGTGAACTGGGCCAGGGCGATCGGGGCGACCGGCGAGGCCGCCGGTGCGTCCGCCGGTGCGTCCGCGGGCGAGGCGCAGAGCGCGCCCGGGGGTGCGGGGGCGCCGGGCGGCTGGGGTGTCGGCCCCGGTGTGAACCTGCCGCTGCTGCGCAACCACAACGCCGCACTGGTGCTCGATCTGCTGCGCACGGCGGGTGAGGACGGCATCAGTCGGCTGGAGCTCGCTGAGCGCACCGGCCTCACCCCGCAGGCCGTCAGCAAGATCATGGCTCGGTTGCGCGACGAGCAGCTGGTCACGGAGGCGGGCCGACGCGCGTCGACCGGGGGCAAGCCGCGCACGGTGCTCCGACTGATCCCCTCGGCGGCGTACGCGGTCGGGGTGCAGATGGACCGGGACGAGCTGACCGTGGTCCTGCTCGACCTGGCGGGCGCACAGGTGGCCAGCCGGGCCGTCACGGCCGATCTCGGAGCCGGTCCTGACGCCGTGACCGGACGGATCGCCGACCAGGTACGGGCCCTGCTGACCGATGCCCTGCCCGGTATGCCGTCGGGCGTGGCTGCGGCTGCGGATGCGAGCGCCGGGGACATGGGTGCCGCGGAGGGTGCCACGGGTGAGGAGCCGGCGCGGGGCGGCGGCCCCTTCGCGCGGGTGCTCGGAGTGGGTCTCGCCATGCCGGGGCCACTCGACCACCGCACCGGAGTGCCCCTGCGCGTCACCGGCTATCCGGAGTGGGACGGCTACCGGCTGCGGGACGAACTGGCCCGGAGGCTGAGCCTCCCGGTCGTCCTGGACAAGGACACCAACGCCGCAGCCCTGGGGCTGCTGTTGCGCGGAGAGGTCGGCGACTTCGCCTATCTGCATCTGGGGACCGGTATCGGAGCCGGACTTGTGCTGGACGGGTCGCTGTACCGGGGAGCACGGACCGGAGCAGGCGAGTTCGGCCACCAGGTCGTGCACCTCGACGGACCTCTGTGCGCCTGCGGCAAGAACGGCTGTATCGAGGTGATGTGCATGACCGCCGCCGAACGCGGTGACGTCGCCGAGGCCGCGCGTCTGCTGGGTATCGGTGTCGCCAACCTGGCGGAATTGCTCGACATCGAGCAGGTGCTGCTCGGCGGACGGCTGGTCGCGGCTGCCGAGGGCGAGTTCGTACGGGGGGTGCGGTCCTCGCTCTCCTCGCGCAACCGGGTGATGGTGGCTCCGGCGGGTGGCGGAGCCTACCGGGTCGCCGAAGGCGCGGCCCAGATGGTGCTCGCTCCGGTGTTCGGGCGCGCCGAGGTGGCCTTCGTGTCGTACCCGGGCTGA